From Pseudonocardia autotrophica, one genomic window encodes:
- a CDS encoding transketolase-like TK C-terminal-containing protein: protein MTASTGRDDAAIGEIERRVLWLSTAIIDAANRRGDPSGLKVGGHQASSASLVTIMTTLWFEHLRAGDRVSVKPHASPVLHAINYLLGELDESYLPTLRAFGGLQSYPSRSKDPDPVDYSTGSVGIGATAPIWGAVARRYVDSHFGGAGEGRQYSLVGDAELDEGAVWEAILDPMVGELGEVVWVVDLNRQSLDRVVPNIGAPRIEGMFAAAGWQVLTVKYGRLLHELFARPGGEALRERIDGMPNPEYQRLLRCDAAEVRKRLPDGAPGVAQLVDGLDDATLLAAVRNLGGHDPAALGEAFEAIDDSRPTVILAYTVKGHGLATAGHPQNHGSLLSAEQMSELAGTVGADVDDPWRRFDPASPPGRLCAETAGRLRRAAPVPEPAPAVPTDIGRTPTGRATTQAALGRALLDLTREAPDAAGRVVTLCPDVSSSTNLGGWVNKVGVWSTAERRDWFDDDPETILHWRERPTGQHLELGIAEGNLVGALGELGATWSRWGSPVLPIGVLYDPFVERALEPWSFGIYAGGQSILVGTPSGVSLAPEGGAHQSITTPSVGLEQPGCVTYEPAFAIDVEWTLLASLARLGRPDGTSAYLRLSTRPVDQSLAAVPADPAARERRRRQVVAGAYPLRRADGPPSVTIAAMGPLLTEALAAADRLAELGHEADVVCVTAPGLLFDAVQARAGRPARPQAEPWVLDSVFPARRAAPLVTLLDGHPHTLAFLAGINRVPATHLGVTRFGQSGDLASVYAHHGLDADAVVGAALDLL, encoded by the coding sequence ATGACGGCAAGCACCGGACGCGACGACGCGGCGATCGGCGAGATCGAGCGGCGGGTGCTGTGGTTGTCCACCGCGATCATCGACGCGGCGAACCGGCGCGGCGACCCGAGCGGGCTCAAGGTGGGTGGGCACCAGGCGTCGTCGGCCTCGCTGGTCACGATCATGACGACGCTCTGGTTCGAGCACCTCCGGGCCGGTGACCGGGTCTCGGTCAAGCCGCACGCGTCACCGGTGCTGCACGCCATCAACTACCTGCTCGGCGAGCTCGACGAGTCCTACCTGCCGACGCTGCGCGCCTTCGGTGGGCTGCAGTCCTACCCGTCCCGGTCGAAGGACCCGGATCCGGTCGACTACTCCACCGGCTCGGTCGGCATCGGTGCGACCGCCCCGATCTGGGGCGCCGTGGCGCGCCGCTACGTCGACTCGCACTTCGGCGGCGCGGGGGAGGGGCGGCAGTACTCCCTGGTCGGCGACGCCGAGCTGGACGAGGGCGCGGTCTGGGAGGCGATCCTGGACCCGATGGTCGGCGAGCTCGGCGAGGTCGTCTGGGTGGTCGACCTCAACCGGCAGTCACTGGACCGGGTCGTGCCCAACATCGGCGCACCGCGGATCGAGGGCATGTTCGCCGCTGCGGGCTGGCAGGTCCTCACCGTGAAGTACGGACGGCTGCTGCACGAGCTGTTCGCCCGGCCGGGCGGGGAGGCGCTGCGCGAGCGCATCGACGGCATGCCGAACCCCGAGTACCAGCGGCTGCTGCGCTGCGACGCGGCCGAGGTCCGCAAGCGGCTGCCCGACGGTGCCCCCGGCGTCGCACAGCTCGTCGACGGGCTGGACGACGCGACGCTGCTCGCCGCCGTCCGGAACCTGGGCGGGCACGATCCCGCCGCGCTGGGCGAGGCGTTCGAGGCGATCGACGACAGCCGTCCCACCGTGATCCTCGCCTACACCGTCAAGGGCCACGGCCTGGCCACCGCGGGCCACCCGCAGAACCACGGCTCGCTGCTGTCCGCCGAGCAGATGAGCGAGCTGGCCGGCACGGTCGGCGCCGATGTCGACGACCCGTGGCGCCGGTTCGATCCCGCGAGCCCGCCAGGGCGGCTGTGCGCCGAGACCGCCGGTCGGCTGCGCCGGGCGGCACCGGTCCCGGAGCCGGCACCCGCCGTGCCGACCGACATCGGCCGTACGCCGACCGGGCGGGCCACCACCCAGGCCGCACTCGGCCGGGCCCTGCTCGATCTGACCCGGGAGGCCCCCGACGCGGCCGGGCGGGTGGTCACCCTGTGCCCCGACGTGTCGTCCTCGACGAACCTCGGCGGCTGGGTGAACAAGGTCGGGGTGTGGTCGACGGCCGAGCGCCGGGACTGGTTCGACGACGACCCGGAGACGATCCTGCACTGGCGTGAGCGGCCCACCGGCCAGCACCTGGAGCTGGGCATCGCCGAGGGGAACCTGGTCGGTGCGCTCGGTGAGCTGGGGGCCACCTGGTCGCGCTGGGGCAGCCCGGTGCTGCCGATCGGGGTGCTCTACGACCCGTTCGTCGAGCGGGCACTGGAACCGTGGTCGTTCGGGATCTACGCGGGCGGGCAGTCGATCCTGGTCGGGACGCCGTCCGGGGTGTCGCTGGCACCGGAGGGCGGCGCCCACCAGTCGATCACCACTCCGTCGGTCGGACTGGAGCAGCCGGGCTGCGTGACCTACGAGCCCGCGTTCGCCATCGATGTCGAGTGGACCCTGCTGGCGTCGCTGGCCAGGCTCGGGCGCCCGGACGGCACGTCGGCCTATCTGCGCCTGTCGACCCGGCCGGTGGACCAGTCGCTGGCCGCGGTCCCCGCCGATCCGGCCGCCCGCGAGCGGCGCCGCAGGCAGGTCGTCGCCGGGGCGTACCCGCTGCGCCGGGCGGACGGCCCGCCGTCGGTGACGATCGCCGCGATGGGGCCGCTGCTCACCGAGGCGCTCGCCGCCGCCGACCGGCTCGCCGAGCTCGGGCACGAGGCCGACGTCGTGTGCGTGACCGCACCCGGACTGCTCTTCGACGCGGTCCAGGCCAGGGCCGGCCGGCCGGCCCGGCCGCAGGCGGAGCCGTGGGTGCTGGACTCGGTGTTCCCCGCACGCCGGGCCGCCCCGCTGGTCACGCTGCTCGACGGCCACCCGCACACGCTCGCGTTCCTGGCCGGGATCAACCGGGTCCCCGCCACCCACCTGGGGGTGACCCGGTTCGGCCAGTCCGGCGATCTCGCGTCGGTCTACGCCCATCACGGGCTCGACGCGGACGCCGTGGTGGGAGCGGCGCTGGACCTGCTGTAG
- a CDS encoding PadR family transcriptional regulator → MNDEYTDPDDGGDPRRRRPHRGGPHGRGRGFGPGGAFGPGGFGPGGPFGGPGGPFGPGGPGRGFGRRGRRTARGDVRTAVLAVVADGPRHGYEIIQEITARTGGQWKPSPGSVYPMLSQLEDEGLVRSEQTEGRRVVHLTEEGTRHVEEHRAALDAVWAPFADDGEAASDDPATGLGEELARLHAAARQVADAGTPEQITSATEALTEARKALYRLLAE, encoded by the coding sequence GTGAACGACGAGTACACCGACCCCGACGACGGGGGCGACCCGCGCCGCCGCCGTCCGCACCGCGGCGGGCCGCACGGGCGGGGCCGCGGCTTCGGACCGGGCGGCGCGTTCGGCCCGGGCGGCTTCGGCCCCGGGGGCCCGTTCGGCGGGCCCGGCGGCCCGTTCGGGCCGGGCGGGCCGGGCCGAGGTTTCGGCAGGCGCGGCAGGCGGACCGCCCGCGGCGACGTCCGGACGGCGGTGCTCGCGGTCGTCGCCGACGGCCCGCGGCACGGCTACGAGATCATCCAGGAGATCACCGCCCGGACCGGCGGGCAGTGGAAGCCGAGCCCCGGCTCGGTCTATCCGATGCTCTCCCAGCTGGAGGACGAGGGACTCGTCCGGTCCGAGCAGACCGAGGGCCGCCGCGTCGTCCACCTCACCGAGGAGGGCACCCGGCACGTCGAGGAGCACCGCGCGGCGCTGGACGCGGTGTGGGCCCCGTTCGCCGATGACGGCGAGGCCGCGTCCGACGACCCGGCCACCGGTCTGGGCGAGGAGCTGGCCCGGCTGCACGCGGCAGCCCGGCAGGTGGCCGACGCCGGCACGCCCGAGCAGATCACCTCGGCCACCGAGGCGCTGACCGAGGCGCGCAAGGCGCTCTACCGGCTGCTGGCCGAGTAG
- a CDS encoding MFS transporter, whose protein sequence is MATSSAPRGAYLVWSAGLLAYTVAVLQRSSFGVAGLDAAERFDASPTVLAGFLVLQLLVYAALQVPVGLLLDRFGARAMVLAGGLTMTAAQVMVALATALPLAIAARVLVGVGDALTFISVLSVVSAWFPARRVPLMTQVTALLGQFGQVLSAIPLATLLHGYGWTTAFLAAAAAGLVATIAVLAVFANRPPGSPAPAPAASPREVLDGLVGAWRHPGTRLGLWSHAGTQFSGLVFALLWGVPYLVAGQGMSPAGASVMLTVLVAAGAVAGPVFGEFTARHPLRRSWLVLTVIGATALVWAVVLLVPPPAPLWLLVLLVVVLAANGPCSAVGFDYARTFNPEHRRGTAVGIVNVGGFTASLLTTLLVGAVLGIAGGYTPEAFRIAWLVQFPIWAITTAGVLVARRKARRVLAEEGTVVPPLREVLRRRGRPGS, encoded by the coding sequence ATGGCAACGTCTTCGGCGCCGCGCGGCGCCTACCTGGTCTGGTCCGCCGGTCTTCTCGCCTACACGGTGGCGGTACTGCAACGCAGCTCGTTCGGCGTCGCCGGGCTGGATGCCGCGGAGCGGTTCGACGCCTCCCCGACCGTCCTCGCCGGGTTCCTCGTACTGCAGCTGCTCGTCTACGCCGCACTACAGGTCCCGGTCGGCCTGCTGCTCGACCGGTTCGGCGCGCGGGCGATGGTGCTGGCGGGCGGGCTGACGATGACCGCGGCGCAGGTCATGGTCGCGCTGGCGACCGCACTGCCGCTGGCGATCGCGGCCCGGGTACTGGTCGGGGTCGGCGACGCGCTGACCTTCATCTCGGTGCTCTCGGTCGTGTCGGCCTGGTTCCCGGCCCGCCGGGTGCCGCTGATGACCCAGGTGACGGCGCTGCTCGGCCAGTTCGGGCAGGTGCTGTCGGCGATCCCGCTGGCGACCCTGCTGCACGGCTACGGCTGGACGACCGCGTTCCTCGCCGCTGCCGCGGCCGGGCTGGTCGCCACGATCGCGGTGCTGGCGGTGTTCGCGAACCGCCCGCCGGGCAGCCCGGCTCCGGCCCCGGCGGCGAGCCCCCGCGAGGTGCTGGACGGTCTCGTCGGGGCCTGGCGGCATCCGGGCACCCGGCTCGGGCTGTGGTCGCACGCCGGGACCCAGTTCTCCGGCCTGGTGTTCGCGCTGCTGTGGGGCGTGCCGTACCTGGTCGCCGGGCAGGGGATGAGCCCGGCGGGTGCCTCGGTGATGCTGACCGTGCTGGTCGCCGCGGGCGCGGTGGCCGGGCCGGTGTTCGGCGAGTTCACCGCGCGGCACCCGCTGCGCCGATCCTGGCTGGTGCTCACGGTGATCGGGGCGACCGCGCTGGTGTGGGCGGTGGTGCTGCTGGTGCCGCCGCCGGCACCGCTGTGGCTGCTGGTGCTGCTGGTGGTGGTGCTCGCCGCGAACGGGCCGTGCTCGGCGGTCGGGTTCGACTACGCCCGCACCTTCAATCCCGAGCACCGGCGCGGAACGGCCGTCGGGATCGTCAACGTCGGCGGGTTCACCGCGTCGCTGCTGACGACGCTGCTGGTCGGCGCCGTGCTCGGGATCGCGGGCGGCTACACCCCGGAGGCGTTCCGGATCGCCTGGCTGGTGCAGTTCCCGATCTGGGCGATCACCACGGCCGGGGTGCTCGTCGCGCGCCGCAAGGCCCGCCGGGTGCTGGCTGAGGAGGGCACCGTCGTGCCGCCGCTGCGTGAGGTGCTGCGCCGGCGGGGCCGCCCCGGCTCGTGA
- a CDS encoding glycerophosphodiester phosphodiesterase, which translates to MRRLLGFLLVPAALLALAPIASAAPGADGTGVEVIAHRGASADAPENTLAAVDEALTQGADSIEIDLQRTADGHLVLLHDSTLARTTDVATVFPDRAGEPVGGFTLAELKRLDAGSWFGPAFAGERIPTLAELLARIGDRAGLLIELKDPASYPGIEQQVADGIGAPRADLVVQSFDHDAMRRFAAVAPDVPAGWLFGTRPTEAELDAAAAVADQINPSFRVTDAELVTAVRARGMETGVYTVNSEADMRRMIDAGVHRIITDVPAALRAVLG; encoded by the coding sequence ATGCGCCGCCTTCTCGGCTTCCTGCTCGTCCCGGCCGCACTGCTGGCCCTCGCCCCCATCGCGTCCGCCGCCCCGGGTGCCGACGGCACCGGCGTGGAGGTGATCGCACACCGGGGCGCCTCCGCCGACGCCCCGGAGAACACCCTCGCCGCCGTCGACGAGGCACTCACCCAGGGCGCCGACTCGATCGAGATCGACCTGCAGCGGACCGCCGACGGCCACCTCGTCCTGCTGCACGACAGCACGCTCGCCCGCACCACCGACGTCGCGACCGTCTTCCCGGACCGGGCCGGCGAACCGGTCGGCGGGTTCACGCTCGCCGAGCTGAAGCGGCTCGACGCGGGCTCGTGGTTCGGCCCGGCCTTCGCCGGGGAGCGCATCCCGACCCTCGCCGAGCTCCTCGCACGCATCGGGGACCGGGCCGGGCTGCTGATCGAACTGAAGGACCCGGCGTCGTACCCGGGGATCGAGCAGCAGGTCGCCGACGGGATCGGGGCGCCGCGCGCCGATCTCGTCGTGCAGTCCTTCGATCACGACGCGATGCGCCGGTTCGCCGCCGTCGCGCCGGACGTCCCGGCCGGATGGCTGTTCGGCACCCGGCCGACCGAGGCAGAGCTCGACGCCGCCGCGGCCGTCGCCGACCAGATCAACCCGAGCTTCCGGGTCACCGACGCCGAGCTGGTCACGGCGGTGCGGGCCCGCGGGATGGAGACCGGGGTCTACACCGTCAACTCCGAGGCCGACATGCGCCGGATGATCGACGCGGGGGTGCACCGGATCATCACCGACGTACCGGCCGCGCTGCGGGCGGTGCTCGGCTGA
- a CDS encoding CBS domain-containing protein, whose product MKVSDILRIKGDSVHTVLSWNTIGEAATRLSGPPAIGALVVSDDGFRERVAGIISERDIVRRFATEGAGLTRLTVADVMTRAVVTCSPDDSIAEVMVLMNRWRHRHLPVVQNGKLCGMVSIGDVVKQRLAEMSTETGVLRDIYIASH is encoded by the coding sequence ATGAAGGTGTCCGACATCTTGCGGATCAAGGGCGACAGCGTGCACACGGTGCTGTCCTGGAACACGATCGGCGAGGCGGCCACACGGCTGTCCGGGCCGCCCGCGATCGGAGCCCTCGTGGTCTCCGACGACGGATTCCGCGAGCGGGTCGCCGGCATCATCTCCGAACGCGACATCGTCCGGCGGTTCGCGACCGAGGGGGCCGGGCTGACCCGGCTCACCGTCGCCGACGTGATGACCCGGGCGGTGGTCACCTGCTCGCCGGATGACTCGATCGCCGAGGTCATGGTCCTGATGAACCGCTGGCGGCACCGGCACCTCCCGGTGGTGCAGAACGGGAAGCTGTGCGGCATGGTCAGCATCGGTGACGTGGTGAAGCAGCGGCTGGCGGAGATGAGCACCGAGACCGGGGTGCTGCGCGACATCTACATCGCATCGCACTGA
- a CDS encoding DUF1232 domain-containing protein: MSAASASTAGRRAGRTAAFATLFRALTRRGAPGEPGPAQRFRALPAMLGDAWRGSYPHLGKGRLALFLLALAYLVSPVDLVPEAFLSVFGLGDDAIVAMWLGGALLVEADRYLGWRSEPAIVVDGGQISQFDRT, from the coding sequence ATGAGCGCAGCTTCTGCTTCGACCGCGGGTCGTCGTGCCGGCCGTACGGCCGCCTTCGCGACGCTCTTCCGTGCCCTCACCCGGCGTGGCGCACCCGGCGAGCCCGGGCCCGCCCAGCGGTTCCGGGCACTGCCCGCCATGCTGGGTGACGCGTGGCGCGGCAGTTACCCGCACCTGGGGAAGGGCCGGTTGGCGCTGTTCCTGCTCGCGCTGGCCTACCTGGTCTCACCGGTGGACCTGGTGCCGGAGGCCTTCCTCAGCGTGTTCGGCCTCGGCGACGACGCGATCGTGGCGATGTGGCTGGGCGGTGCACTGCTCGTCGAGGCCGACCGTTACCTCGGCTGGCGCAGTGAGCCGGCGATCGTTGTCGACGGCGGTCAGATCTCGCAGTTCGACCGGACGTAG
- a CDS encoding proteasome assembly chaperone family protein encodes MLDPAQLYQVDPAAPHLDEPVLIVVLDGFVDAGNAGALAVGAMTDEREVSRVATFDIDQLVDYRSRRPPLRFENDRWADYDPPTLEVVALPDTGDTQYLLLAGPEPDTQWERFVAAVGLLVEQLGVRLVITLQGIPMAAPHTRPIGVTAHATRPELVEGHQPWFATADVPGSAAALLEFRLGQAGQDAMGFAVHVPHYLSRSAYPQAARVLLDHAGLSAGLYLPTETLTRAAEQADTEIAEQMAESDEVVQVVKALEEQYDQVVAAREAGDLTDGLAGGQLPSGDELAAEFERFLAEGGDEKPGGKSGGDEPPHEPPA; translated from the coding sequence GTGCTCGATCCCGCTCAGCTCTACCAGGTCGATCCGGCCGCACCGCACCTCGACGAGCCCGTGCTGATCGTCGTACTGGACGGGTTCGTCGACGCGGGCAACGCCGGAGCGCTCGCCGTCGGCGCGATGACCGACGAGCGGGAGGTCAGCCGGGTCGCGACCTTCGACATCGACCAGCTCGTCGACTACCGGTCGCGACGGCCCCCGCTGCGCTTCGAGAACGACCGCTGGGCCGACTACGACCCGCCCACCCTCGAGGTCGTCGCGCTGCCCGACACCGGCGACACGCAGTACCTGCTGCTCGCCGGGCCGGAGCCGGACACCCAGTGGGAGCGATTCGTCGCCGCGGTGGGGCTGCTGGTCGAGCAGCTCGGTGTGCGCCTGGTGATCACCCTGCAGGGCATCCCGATGGCGGCCCCGCACACCCGTCCGATCGGCGTCACGGCGCACGCGACGCGGCCCGAGCTCGTCGAGGGGCACCAGCCCTGGTTCGCGACCGCGGACGTGCCGGGCAGCGCGGCCGCGCTGCTGGAGTTCCGGCTCGGCCAGGCCGGGCAGGATGCGATGGGATTCGCCGTGCACGTCCCGCACTACCTGTCGCGCTCGGCCTACCCGCAGGCGGCGCGGGTGCTGCTCGACCACGCGGGCCTCTCGGCGGGTCTCTATCTGCCGACCGAGACGCTGACCCGTGCCGCGGAACAGGCCGACACCGAGATCGCCGAGCAGATGGCCGAGTCCGACGAGGTCGTCCAGGTCGTGAAGGCGCTGGAGGAGCAGTACGACCAGGTCGTCGCCGCCCGCGAGGCCGGTGACCTGACCGACGGGCTGGCGGGCGGGCAGCTGCCCAGCGGCGACGAGCTGGCGGCGGAGTTCGAGCGGTTCCTGGCCGAGGGCGGCGACGAGAAGCCGGGCGGGAAGTCCGGCGGCGACGAGCCGCCGCACGAACCTCCCGCCTGA